The following is a genomic window from Adhaeribacter radiodurans.
TCGCCCCTATTTCCCTGTCCAAAAATCTTTGCTAAGTCTCGCCGATTATCAGCTTGAATAATTTCTACGGCGAGGTTATTCTCATCATTTACATTATCAATTGTCTCATCAACCGTATAGATAGCTAGTCCTTCATCTGGCAAAAATGTATCTTGCTTACTTCGGCGGCGATACTCTACAAAAACATATTCAGCAGGGTTAGTCATTATGGATGGATTTTTAATCATCACAATGCTTCCTCCTTCAGAGGCAGGTTTCAAAACAATGTCATTCTGACTATCAGTAACTTCCATAGGAGCAATCCAATTATGGAACATTCGTAACATTCCATTAGGTAAACTAGGGGTAATACCACTATTATTCCAGGATCCAGAAGCCATTAAACAATAACTACCCAGGCCATTTGATCTGCTAGCTTGCGATTGTCCGGTATCGTAAAAATCGGCCCATCGGGCTGCTAAATGTCCCCATTCGTGGGCACATACGCCCATTTGGCAATCTTCCGGAACTGTTAAGAAGGTTCTAACTTTTAAGTTTTCTCCAACTTTAATAGCTTTGGGCACTACCCATTTCAGGCTCCAGAAATCTTCCGTATCACCTGTTTCTTCAGCTCCCCTACCGGCATGAATAATGAAAAGTGCTGTTACCATCCCTTCATCCAAAGCATCAAAGCCTGTAAAGTCTACACCCTGTGCCAATGCGACACGCACTGCATCTTCTGCCATTCCTTGAGCATTGTTAGGATAATCTCCCATTCCGGATGAATCATTGGTATAGTAACTACTTAGATGAGGAAGCCGAATCCAACCATGTACCTCTCCTTTTATATCTATTCCCTTATTTTCATCAGCACTATAGTTGCTAATCCGCCGATAATATTCTGCCATACTACCTGTAGGGAAAACATCTAAATCACCAAAAAGCATTTCTTTATAGTAAGAAACAGGTTTGTTAGGGCTATGAGGTCTGTCTTCAAAATCTACCAAAAGCACTATTGTATTAATAATCCCCTCTAATGCTTTTGTAGGCCGTTCAATAAGTTGAAGTTCTTTTTTGGAAGCACTGGTTGTTTTACCATCATCTAAGCCAACATAGTTCTCACTTCTTCTACTGGCACTCCATACCTTAAAGAATTCATCAAATGTGAGGTTTTTAGGCAGCCTGCCTGTATCTAACAAGCTTTTATACCTTACATACAATTGAAGCAACAGCTTAGGCGATGGAGGAACCTTGCAAAATGCTTTGCAACAGTGTAGAGTTTTAAGATTAGAAGCTTTAACCAACATAATTATATCCTTTAATTTATTTAAATATTAAATTGATTTATAAATAGACTATATTTTTTATTACCCAATATACTATGCTCAATTAGGCCAGTAAATACGGCATTTGCCGTATTTTTTAAGTTTCATTTCTTAGCTATTTCTTCAGCAAAGTCGGCATATCTTGGGAAATAAAAGGTTCTGGTTTTCGTATCATTTGTTTCAGATGGAGGAACGGAACCTGGCCAAGGGTATTTTAACTCTACTTCAAAGGCTGGAGCTGATAAATCAGATAAGAGCCCTTTGTTCTTGCTTTCGGATAATTGGGCTATCTCAGCTAATTTTTGGTACTCTTCCATTAGCAGGTAAGCGGCGCATAAGTTGTATATTAAAGCATTCCCAACTTTCTTATTTATTTCGCTTTTCTTATCAGTCCAATTCACTTTCATAAGGTGGCTTTCCCAAGTTTCGGCTATTGGACGCAGCTTTTCTTTATCTATGTCGGGTGCAGCAATAAGCGTAGTAAAATCACTAGTTACTTTGTTAATTTCCTGATAAGCCGGTGCAGATCCTTCGATTATATTACTTACAACCTTTACTTTAAATTTATTCGGGCTTAAATCGTAACTTACCCGGCTGTTTACTTTATTTACCAAGTATTTTGTAAGGTCACTCACCAAAGCATTTTTCAGGTAAATATCTAATTCTGTTTTACTGCCAAAAGCCGGCGTATTGTAGGTGCCATCTTCTCTTTTATAGGTAGCAACTTCATCCCCGGTGGTCTTATCTATAACCTCATAACCGTAATCTGCTTTATAACTTACCTGGTAATAAACTCTGGGTCGGCCACCTACATTTGCTTGCGTCATTTGTTTTTCGGAGGGATAAACATTCTTTACCCACACCTTTAGCGTTAAGTCACCATCCGCTTTTTTGTATTCCAAACTTGGCAATTTGGGCCTTTCCCCAGCTGGTACTACCATGTCGCCATAATCATACTCCATGGAGTAGGAAGTATATTTAGGTGCAAGCGCCACTACCGGAGTTTTATAGTAGGTTGTCCAAACTTTTTTGTTCGAAACTTTTTGAGCAGATACCTGGCAGGCCAAGATAGTCAGGACTGCTAATAATCCGGCTTGTTTAGCCTTAGTTTTGAAAGTGCATAATTTTTCCATAACTTGTTGTAAGTCAATTATTTATTTTATTTTTAAAGCAACCTTTTTCCTACGTTCCGTATATGGCTGGTAAGAGATTTTTTGGTTAATTATGACCTTAGTACCTGATAATGAAAAAAGGTAATCTCTGTATTAAAATTTTTTTATTATGATCATTTTAACTGCTTACCTCCGACTAATTATTGGTACTAATGACTGTAACCCGACCCAAACCAAACCAGACCATGTTCGACGTTTATGAACAAGGTGACCCAGAAGACCTGGATAAATTTTATCTGGAAAACCGGCAAGAATTTATCAAGTGGATGCAAAATACGTTTCGTATTTCCGCAGACGATGCCACGGACATCTACCAGGATGCCATTATTGTAATTTTAAAAAAACTAAAAACTGAAGATTTTATTCTTCACAGCGCTTGTTTAAAAGTCTTTGTTTTTGCTATTGGTCGTAATATGGCCTTCAAGCTGCTTCAAAAAAGGAATAAGGAAGGTAAAGCATGGGGTGAGTCTGGTAAGTGGGGAGACCCGGATGATACGATTGAGTTTACAGAAACTCAGAAAATTGCTATGGAATTCTACGAGAAATTACCTGAGCCGTGTAAGTCCATTTTGCGGCTGTATTATTTTGAGCAGTTATCCATGCGGGAAATTGCTGAGCAGTTAGGCTACCACAGCGAAGATGTAGTTAAAAATCAGAAATGTCGCTGCATTAAAGCTATCCGGGATAAACTTTTTCCTTCTAATAAGAAGTAGAACCTTATTCTAGTAAAGTATTGTAAACATTAAAGCTGTTTAAGAAAGTTAAACTAGTTTCCTCATGACCTTAAAAGAAAAGATTCAACAGCTTGATGCTTACCTGCAGGGGCATCTAGCTGTTGAACAAAAAGCCCAGGTAGAACAATGGATGGAAGATTACTTGAGCGGAACTCTATCCCTGGAAGATCAGACCTGGTTTAACCAGAAATTACAGCAGGATGCTACCTTTGCCCAGGAAGTAGACCTGCAACGGGATATTCGCCTAAGTTTGGAAAAAGAATTAGACGAGGAATTCCAGAAGGATGTTCTGCACCTACAGCTGCTTTCGAGTGTTGAACAAGGTATAGACCAGAACCTAAAGCAGCGCTTTGCTATTCTGGAAGAACAGCTAGCCGCCAAAGAGGAAAAAGTTTTTTCGCTAAACCCAGAACCGGTAAACCGTACCTGGTATTACTGGCTTGGTGGTATAGCTGCTTGCCTGCTGGTGGGCTGCTTTGTGTACCTGTTTTGGCGCAACCAACACAAACCCGAACAGCTTTTTGCCAAGTATTACGAGCCTTATATGATTGCTTCCGTGCAACGAAATGGATCTACGCAGAATACCCAGCAACAAGCCTTGCAAGCATATGAAGAAGGTAACTATAAACTGGCGACAAAAGCATTTGAGTCGTGTTTAAGTCTTACTCCCCAAGATGTAAGTTGCCAGTTCTATCTAGGGTTGAGTTATCTGGAAACTCAGCAGCTACTCAAAGCTGAGCAGTCCCTTAAGCAAGTAATTCAAGCTACGCCGAATGAGTATGTAAGCCGGGCTCAATGGTATTTGGCTTTGCTGTACTTAAAGTCTAACAAAACTAAAGATACTGTATCACTCTTACAGGTTTTAAGACAAAACCAAGGGTTCTATGGAAGAAAAGCAACAAAGCTGTTAAAAGAAATGTAAGTATAGATTACCTTTTACATTAATGTCTAAAGTAAAATAAATAAGACAAACTATTAAATTTTTCAGACTGAAATGAATATATTAAACTTTTATTATAGCTTAATGTAATTCTCTAATCACTAATGTTTATAAATATGGAAGTTAAAGTTCAAAATATTGAGACTAATGCAAGAAATATAACAACTATATTTCTTAACCTAACCCCTTCAAATCAGTCCGATGTAGAAATGAAAATTGAAATAGAGATTGATGAATACAAAATAAATAAGGAGATGGAAGCGTTAAGCGTACACTCACTTTCCCTCGATCATCCTCACACCCAAAACATTCCTACCTCTAGAGGTGGGATTACAGGTTCAGTTACAATTGGTAAACGACCAGAAGTATAGGAATCCGAAAAGCAATAGAGAAGAGAAAAAAAAATTTCCTGATTTTTCACTTTGTCCCATAAAGTTGCTTTATAAGTTTCTAATGATGTGCAACCATAGGTTTACAGAAATAAACTTCTGATTAATAAATAGTTATACTTATTGCTTTAATTTAAGTAATCCTGCAAATATTAGCACCAACAAACATAAACCGGCAATTAAAAAAGGAAGTATTTTAGAACTTTGCTTATGTAATGGTTCAGCATTTCCAACAATGACAAAACTTCCCCATAAAGCCGGATTAGATTGATTATCATCAGCAGAGTTTAAATATTGAAGTTTGGCTTGGTACAAGGCATCATCCTTGGCAAGCCCTTTCTTCAATCCTTCGTAAAAATACTGCATAATGCGGGAGGTAGGCTTATCAGTTGCTGGCCATAAACTTACCAACATAGCTGGGCAGCCTGCATATGCAAATCCCCGGGCGAAACTAATTACTCCTTCTCCCTTTTGCAGCTTTCCTACGCCCGTATTACAGGCACTTAATGTAACTAATTCTGCCCTTAATTTTAAATTATACAATTCGTAAGCGTATAGATAACGATCTTCCTCGGTCTTGTTTTCAGAATAAAAAACCAACTTCGACAGATTTGGATGCTCATCATCTATAAGGCCATGAGTAGCTAAATGAATAATATTATACTGTGGAGCTAAGCTTTTAAACAGAGCTTTGTTAGCAGCATTGTTCAAATAGTAATTCCCCCTGAACATTTTGGCAATTTTTTCAACCTCTTCCCTGCTTCCCGGTAAATCCGGGAAACTATCTACAGAACCTCTTAATGCAACTGACTCGTTTGATACTGTTTTAGCCAGAGATATATTTTGGTTACTAGGAGCCAAGCCCAAAAAACTTTTTGGAGCATTCTGATATTTTTTATTATGGTTATCTAAAAGCAAAGTTGCTGAATAGTGATAACTCATCTGATAATCTTTCACTAAATAGTTTAAGCTAGAGTAATCTAAACGGCTTGGCTCAGGTTTCTCTTTTAAAAGTATTTCGAAAGGAACATAGCTTAATTCCATATCTGGAATAATAATTAACCTCTTTACTCCTTTTAATTGCTCCTCAAGAGGTGCTAACAAAGAGTTGTATATATTGTGTGCTTCTTTAACATAAACTTGTTTATTTTCATTTATTAAAGCAGCCCGCATTAGTTGGACTCGTTGTATTAAAGAATCGTTACTCACTCTTACAAGAGAATATTGAGTTGGAGAAATGGCGAATATATATAATAAACTATCGGTAAATGCGAATTCGATTAATGATTGACTAGGCACCAAGATCTTTTGTACATCTTTTATCCGTGCCACGGTATTGCTGAACTTTAGGCTATAATAATTAGGATAAGTTTTTTCAATGCGTTCTACGAACTCCGCATAATAGCGCTTAGTCTCTGCTAGTTTGGATTGAAGTTCGCTAATATATGTCCCTTTTACAGATGACTCTGATGAAACTTCAGCTAACTTTCTCTCATAAAAAGCAATTCTGGACCGAAGAGAATCTTCAATAGCTACAATAGAATCAGGGATACCAGCCTTATATGCTGCTCCAATTTGCTTCGTTACCTCCAATAGTACACTTGCTTTACCTTTTTCAGAAAAAATAAAAGCTTGATCTATGTATTTTGAATTATGGGTTAGTTCATAAAGTAAAGTAGCTGTTTCTAAACCCTGCTGGTAAATATTACTTGTGTAACTATTAAGAAGTAATTTTGCTTCTTCTCCTTTATAGCTTTGCCGAAGCATATTTATTGCTTGAGTTGTTAATTGATAATAAGTCAGAGCACTCTTTAATAAGTTAATGTCTGATTTATTTTGATCATATTTTTTTCTGAAGGTTTTGGCTTTAGCAACTAAGGCTCTGGCTAAATGATTTTTAGCAGCCACTTTTTGCAAATCAGCTTCACTTAGGGTAGAACGAAATGTATAATGTGGTACTAGCGATTTTATAGATTGATCATAATAAAAACTTGCGCTATCTAATTCATCTTTTCCTAACCATGCATCACCAATGTCGGTGAGTAAGCCAGCTACGTGCGGGTGTTTGCGTCCGGATATTTGGGTATAAATTCTTAATGACTTTTCAAAGTTGAAATTAGCTTTATCATAAGCATGTTGGCTCATAAAAATTTCGGCAATTGCGCTGTAACAACTGGCTTGACCCAATTGATAATCTTCTTCAGTAGAGTCAGACGAGTACAGGTCAAGTGCCTTATTGCAGTTAGCTAATGCCAGTTTGATTTGACCCTTTTTGGCTAAAGCTTGGCCTAAATTATTGTGAATGTAAGCCCCTTCAACAGGTGAAGCCACTTTGCCAATTATCTGCAGAGCTTTTCTGTAGCTTTCTATGGCTTTGTCAATATAACCTAAATTATAATAGGACACACCCAAATTCCCGTATATTACACCTAAATCTGGATAGAACTCACCAAATTGCTCTAGAAAGATTGCAACAGCATTCATATAATATGCGATGGCCCTTTCATAATCACCTTTGTCTTCATAGGTATTGCCCAAATTATTGTAAACAATAGCTACATTAACATTTCTCTCTCCCAGAACAATTTTGTAAATATTTAAGGCCTTTTGATAATAAGCAATTGCTTGTGGACCATCCCCCATTGCATTTGAAATCATACCTAAATTGGCGTAAATTTTACCTCTTTCCGGATGATTTCTCCCTCTATTTTTTACAATAATAGCCAAGCTTTCCTTATACATATAAAAAGCGGAATCAACCAGCTGTTGCTGGTAATAGATATTTCCTAAAACCATATAGCAACGGGCAGCGGATTTATCTTGAATTCCTACATGATTTTGATAGATATTAAGACTCTTTTTTAATGCGTGTAAAGCATTTTCATATTCAGCTTTCTTATAACTAATTTCTCCAATACCTCTTAAACTTTCTGCAAGTGCATAATAGTCCTTATTATTTAGTTTATGATTTATGTTGAGAGCCAGGTGAAGGAGAGAATCTGCTTTATGTAATTTACCTTGAAAAGTTGCCAACTCACCTAAGTAATTATAAGTTCGAGCTATTTCAGCAGAAGAATCAGGTAGGTGTAATAATCCAAAATTTAGATTTTTTTCAAAAATTTGATTAGCCTTATCCAAGTTCCCCATCAATTGATAATTTGCTCCTATCCTATTTTTACATCTCAGGTATAAGTGCCATTCTTGTTTTCGGTAGTATTGAGTAGCTGCTTTCTGAAATAGTATATTAGAGCTATCAAAATGAGCCGAATCAGAAAGAGTTATAGCATTATTATAATAATTCTGCTCAAATTGATAACTAGTCTTTTCTTGAGGAGAATCTGGTTTAGAGGATAAAGCGGTTCTTTTTTCGCACCCGAAAAGTATTTGTATTACTAATAAAACAATGGTTATACGACAGATATCCTTATCCATAGCAGCTTATTAATTTAAATGGAAAACGTTCTAATTAGGTTGAAGTTTTACATTTATTAATTAGTAAGATTTCTACATTTTTAAATTGTGCTTGCTTACTATGTTTTTCGTTATAACTAATAGTCTGTATATGTAGGGTATTTGCTACTTGTTTCCTCCATTTAGTTTAGCCACAAGTTCTTTATATGAATGTACCTGTAGCTTTTCGAAAATATGTTCCAAGTGTTTTCGTACAGTTTTATCAGCTACAAAAATCTTTTCTGCAATTTGTTTAACTGTCTTCCCTTGCATCAACAACTCCAATATTTCCTGTTCTCGTTTCGTCAAGTTTTCAGTTCCTGATATAGGTGGTTTAGGGATAGGTACATCTCCCTTCAAGTAACTAAGTACCCGGCTTGCCAGTGTAGGTGAAAGTGGCAGACCACCCTCCAGTACATAATTTATTGCGTTAAATAATTGATGTGGCTTTGCGTCTTTCAATAAATAACCGGAAGCTCCAGCCTGTAAAGCTTCAAAAAGCTTTTGCTCGTCGTCCATCACCGTTAGCATTACAATCTTCAGGTCCGGGTATTTTTGCTTGACTCGCCAAGTTGCTTCAATACCATTCATCTCCGGCATCTGCACGTCCATCAGCAACACTTCTGGTATAGTACCAGTTGCTAAAGTTTGAAGTAAAACTTGTCCATTTCTTACCTCAAAAAGCACTTCTACTTCTTCGCTTAAAGCTAATTTATCGCGAATATCTTGCCCTAATTGGGCATTATCTTCCACTATTCCGATGGTAGTTTTATGCATTAATAGAAAAAATTAGCTGTAGATGTTGCCTTATATATTCAAATGTAAGTCGTAGAAGAAGACTTGTAAATACGACAAATAACGTATTTTCAAACATTTAAGGGTAGAAGTATGCAAATACGGGTACCGAAAGCACCGGAATGGAGGCTAAATACACCTTTCATCTCTGCTGCTCGTTGGCGCATGTTATTTAATCCAAATCCTCGCTGGGTAGTATGCAGATCAAAACCTTTCCCATTATCCTCTATAATGAGTATCAGGTTAGATTTATAAACAGTTAGTTTTACGTTTACCTGTGTGGCATTGGCGTATTTTAAAGTATTGTTGGTGGCTTCTTGGGTAATGCGCAGTACGTGTAAGGCTAATAAGGGTGATAGCGTTAAATTGTCCCGCGAGTTTCGGAGTTGCCAGTATAAAGCTGGGGCATCCCGGTCTTCCCATACTTTCAATAACATATTGTGCAATCGGGCACCAAATGCATCGATAGCAATTGTTTCATGGTTCAGGAGCCAGATTGTTTCTCGCAAAGTCTGGTTCATCTCGCGGGCAAATTCACTTAAGCGCAAGAGGTGGTTCGGATCGGCTTTACCCGAGCATGCCATTAAATCCAAGCGGGAAATTAAATGGGTGAGCTGGGAACCTAAGCCATCGTGCAGGTCGCGGCCCAAGCGTTGGCGTTGGGTTTGCAATTCATTTTCTAGGCGCAAAGCTTTAATCTCCTTGGCTTGTCGGGCGCGCTCAGCTTCGTACGCCGATTGCTGGAGTACTTGGTAAGCCAGTAATAATTGTTCTTTGGTTTTGTAATGCTGCACTAGTCGGTAAGCCCATTCCAGGGCATTACTCAGCAGGTTAGTGACTACCATAAGTATTTTAGTAAATCGGTCTAGAACGCGTACAATTCAATATATTCCGTAAAAGCACAACATTAGATCCAGTGCTTAATACCAAAATTTTAAATTCCAATAAAATAATACAATAATTTAGAACCATAGGTAGCCTAAAACAGGTAAGGAATTTAACCAGTAGAGCACCTTCAGTTTTCTAATAAATTAGCAATGAATTTGTATTGGGAACAAAAGGATCCGGAATGGTTGTGTCTTCTTGGATGCCTTAATAAGCAAAGAGGTGTAAATAAGAGAGCGGAAGTAGCAGGGCCAGCATTAACGGATACTGCTAGCTATGCGGTTATTGGTTGGATGTTAATTGTAAGCTCATGTAAAAAATAAAGATTTATCTTCATTAATTTAATTATGTTCCGTGAATCTCTTATATTTTGAAACAAAAGAAAATAGCCCTTTATAGCTATTTTTCAGGGGTTTTAAGGATAATTTTCGATGAAAACAATTATACCGGCTAATTACCAAGACTTAATAAGTCAGGCCAGCCATTATCCGGACTATTCTTTGCCGAAAGCTGAAGATTTATTAAAACATTTTGGGTTTAAAGGTCTGGCCCTACACGCCCAGGCTCCCATCTTTTACGTGGTCGATTACGTGCACCAAAAATATTTGTTTATTGATCCTTCGTCCAAAAATTTACTGGGTTACGACCTGGACGTTATAACAGAAAATGGCCCTTTATACTACATTAATCTCTGGCACCCAAACGACTTGAAGATTGCTAATGCCGAAATATTTCCGACCATTAAACAATTTTTAAAAAAGCAATCAGCTACGGTTATTCCGGATCTTTCTTTTTCTTTTAACTACCGGGTAAAAGCGAATGGCGGTGATTACTGCAGTGTTATTCAGCGGTCTACGTTTTACGTGCACCCTACCGATAACACTCCCCTAGCGGCCGTAGGCTTTATTATGGATATTAGTCATTTTAAAGACGACACCAAAATTACTTTTACCATCGAAAAAGTAGACCGGCAGTTTTGCTCCGTTACCCCGGCACCTTTGTTTAAGCATAGCTATTACCCCGAAAAAGCGCCGGGCATATTCAGCCGGCGGGAACTGGAAATACTGGAGCTTATTTACCGCGGAAAGGGTACCAAGCAAATAGCCAATACCCTATGCATCGCTGAGAACACCGTGAAGAACCACCGGAAAAACATGCTGGCTAAACCCAAATGCAGCAATACCGCCGATTTAATAGCTTACGCTATCCGGCACGGCATTTTAGAGGCCGGCAGATTGATGCTGGTTAACTTAATTCCGGGAGCTTGTGCTTTATTAGATTTTGAAACTAGCTTTTTTCAATTAATGTAGAATTTCCTGGGCAAAGTCGGCCATTAGCTCGTTGAAAGCTTTTGGTTGATCTACGTTTACGAGGTGCCCCGCCCTGGGAATTTTAAAAATTTTGTTTTGCCACAGAGGTAAAGCAGCGGTGTCGAGGTAATCGGTGTTTACAATGTAATCTTCCTCCCCAAAAACAACTAAAAGCGGGCTATTCTGCTTTTCTAACAAGGCTATTTCGTCGTTGTAATTTCCGGTAGCAATGCATTCCCCAATTTTAGGCCGCAAGGTTTTCCGGACGGCCAGGTAGTCCGCCAGAATTATTTCCTGATCTTCTGGGTCCCGAGACAGCAAAATTTGCCCAGCATAACGTTTTACTGCGGTTAGGTCAGCCTCATCCATATACAAAACACTGGCTTCGCTGCCGGGCTTCATCATTTGGCTAATGGTACATTCTGTTTTTCCGACGGTGCTGGGCCCAGCCAATATCATACCAACTGGCTCTAAATCCTCACACAGCATTTCGGCTACAACATTGGTGCCCAAAGAAACTCCGACCAGAATATACCGATTACTGGTAATGAGTTGTTTGATTGCTTGTGCAAGGGTACGCGACAACACCAGAAAATTGAAATAATCCTGGTCATCTTCCAGTACATCCGTTTGTCCGTGGCCGGGTAAATCAAAAGCTATTAAACGGTAAGCGTTAAATAAAGGGCTCGCAAGTTGTTTTCTCCAGACTTGCGCAGAACCACAGTTATGATGAATCAAAAATATGGTTTCAGATTTATCAGGATTCTTCTCTAGGTAAGATAACCGAATTCCACTAATTTGAATAAACCTTCGTTCCATGAAATAAGATTGATAACGTTCTAAATAAATGTATTCAATAATCTAAAAAAATAGCCTTTTTGAATAGAAAAATAGAAAGTAAAATTAAAGCCACAGTTATTACAATTTTGTATCAATCAACATTTTAAATACTTCGCATTTATATCTAATAATGGCCTATTTAGGATTGAGTTAATAATAAATATTTTAAAATATTTTGTTCCGATCTTAATTCCTTAATCTTACAAAGTTACCAACTAAATGATGGAATATTACAAATCTTAAAACACTAATATGCTATTTATCTTATTATGGAATACTGGTACGACATTTACGGATTATGTGATCGAAGAGAAGTCGACACTATAGTGACCTTTTAAACCATTTTGATTTTTTAAAATCCAATCGGAAAGAACCTCCTTATCTTCCTCTACTAATTTCAGAAATGAAGGTGAACACGGATAAAGAAAGTCCATCCAAGGCAGTTTCGTTTATTCTCTCCTATTTAAAAATAATCGAAAAGGAATATGGTTCTTTTTGTGATAATTATTTGCTATTCCGGTGGGTAACTATAGAAGCCTTTAAAGACGTACTCCCCGTGGCATTGAAGCTGTTGCCCGAGGATAAACGGCAGAGTAAAAATCTACTCAATATGGGATTAATTACCGGCAATAATGCGATTCTACAACACCTAACCTTTAGCTCATCCGACATTGAAGCAATCAGGCAAGAAGTTATTCCTCCTTTACTAGACACCCAGGAGGATTTAACCCAATTCGTTAAAACAGCGGCTGTAAAAGGGAATTACTTTCAAGTAGAGTATTTAGCTGCGCAGGTAGATCCCAAAATTTAGTCACCCCAGTCCTGGAAGCCTGTAAAGAAGGAATTGTGGGTATTGTAAATATTCCGGTGGAACAAGGCCATGCGGCGCCGGATTGTTTTCATAATTCTCCCTTAAATACGCCAATAAAGAAAGCTTTTATTTATTAAAAAAGTATTTACTAAGTAAAGGCGTAAGAGACCAAAGTTTTTAATAATTCATTTACAATTAGGTCCGAGTTTGCGGCAATAAGCTTCTGGTTCAATCAATAAGTTTTGGCAACTGTTTACCAGATTCAAGCATCACGATCGTGCCACAACCGAGGATCAATGTTAAAGGGAGAGGTACTGATAATTTCTATTCGGTTATAATCCGGATGCTTAGGGTGTAGCAAATAGTTAAGTGACTCTTTCACTACTGCCGATGATACTCCTAATGCTAACACATGAGGGTTAGCCAGCCAATTAGCTATTAGTTTATGATTAGCTTGGTAGCCTGATTCTTCTCGCCAGGTTGGTGGAAGTTCTTGTAAGAGCTTAGATACCTCGGGCAGGGCTAAAGTAATTAAAAAAAGCCGTGGCAAATCTTCATAGGGTAACGTAGGCAGGTGAACTAATTGCTCCAGCAAAGCCAGTTCCGGACTCGCCGAAGTATAGAGAATACCCGTACCAGGTGGATTCCAGCGTCCTCCATATAGGCGAGCTCCTTCTGTTGACAAGGGGGTTCCAATAAAACGTTCCTTTACTAATCGGTAAGCTAACACGGGACTATCACCAACCAAAGTCGAGGCTCTGCTCTCAGCCATAGATGCCATGCTCAATGCGACCCAGAACGGCATGTACCATCCCAAAACCAGTAGCCGTGTCCAGTAAGGTTAACGGGGCTTGTCGCCGCAGTTCGGACAAGGGTACTCGTAGCCACCGCCCGAGTACGTCAGCCCGTCCGTCAAAAACGTCTAAACCATGCAGGAGCAAATCTTCCAGTAATAACAGCCGCTCGGAGGCA
Proteins encoded in this region:
- a CDS encoding response regulator produces the protein MHKTTIGIVEDNAQLGQDIRDKLALSEEVEVLFEVRNGQVLLQTLATGTIPEVLLMDVQMPEMNGIEATWRVKQKYPDLKIVMLTVMDDEQKLFEALQAGASGYLLKDAKPHQLFNAINYVLEGGLPLSPTLASRVLSYLKGDVPIPKPPISGTENLTKREQEILELLMQGKTVKQIAEKIFVADKTVRKHLEHIFEKLQVHSYKELVAKLNGGNK
- a CDS encoding sensor histidine kinase — translated: MVVTNLLSNALEWAYRLVQHYKTKEQLLLAYQVLQQSAYEAERARQAKEIKALRLENELQTQRQRLGRDLHDGLGSQLTHLISRLDLMACSGKADPNHLLRLSEFAREMNQTLRETIWLLNHETIAIDAFGARLHNMLLKVWEDRDAPALYWQLRNSRDNLTLSPLLALHVLRITQEATNNTLKYANATQVNVKLTVYKSNLILIIEDNGKGFDLHTTQRGFGLNNMRQRAAEMKGVFSLHSGAFGTRICILLPLNV
- a CDS encoding response regulator transcription factor, whose amino-acid sequence is MKTIIPANYQDLISQASHYPDYSLPKAEDLLKHFGFKGLALHAQAPIFYVVDYVHQKYLFIDPSSKNLLGYDLDVITENGPLYYINLWHPNDLKIANAEIFPTIKQFLKKQSATVIPDLSFSFNYRVKANGGDYCSVIQRSTFYVHPTDNTPLAAVGFIMDISHFKDDTKITFTIEKVDRQFCSVTPAPLFKHSYYPEKAPGIFSRRELEILELIYRGKGTKQIANTLCIAENTVKNHRKNMLAKPKCSNTADLIAYAIRHGILEAGRLMLVNLIPGACALLDFETSFFQLM
- a CDS encoding alpha/beta fold hydrolase, which translates into the protein MERRFIQISGIRLSYLEKNPDKSETIFLIHHNCGSAQVWRKQLASPLFNAYRLIAFDLPGHGQTDVLEDDQDYFNFLVLSRTLAQAIKQLITSNRYILVGVSLGTNVVAEMLCEDLEPVGMILAGPSTVGKTECTISQMMKPGSEASVLYMDEADLTAVKRYAGQILLSRDPEDQEIILADYLAVRKTLRPKIGECIATGNYNDEIALLEKQNSPLLVVFGEEDYIVNTDYLDTAALPLWQNKIFKIPRAGHLVNVDQPKAFNELMADFAQEILH
- a CDS encoding RES family NAD+ phosphorylase, whose product is MAESRASTLVGDSPVLAYRLVKERFIGTPLSTEGARLYGGRWNPPGTGILYTSASPELALLEQLVHLPTLPYEDLPRLFLITLALPEVSKLLQELPPTWREESGYQANHKLIANWLANPHVLALGVSSAVVKESLNYLLHPKHPDYNRIEIISTSPFNIDPRLWHDRDA
- the parS gene encoding type II RES/Xre toxin-antitoxin system antitoxin, translated to MELLFQTGLTENSFVVVEQARAGVKRSKVDEVAKQIGLTDKEMAQVLNLSERTLHRLRPEILLDNNASERLLLLEDLLLHGLDVFDGRADVLGRWLRVPLSELRRQAPLTLLDTATGFGMVHAVLGRIEHGIYG